From a single Granulicella aggregans genomic region:
- a CDS encoding TonB-dependent receptor has translation MKLLRMFLGITVALLSTAQLAQAQTVTGAITGTVTDPSGAVVAGAHVTAHSIGTGVDSSTTTNGSGFYRIEFLPIGRYSVAVEADGFSRTSLPAFDLEVLQTANLNVKLAVGSSSSTVEVSEAAAPILNTNDATLGTTFTANAIQNVPLNGLDFSALTLYLPGAVNTAGTSGTTSIERSTSWQDTPNVNGNRAQSNNYTLDGIDMNETFNNVISYSPAPEALEEIKVLTANSPADYGNVNGGGIVSVLKSGTNRFHGSAYGYVQDYRINANSWTNNNQGIPINPFSQSQFGGSFGGPILHDKLFFFVDYLGARYHKGGVQSVSVLSAAMRNGDFSALLSGSNPIQLYDPENNFAPYAGNLGVPINNPVAKYLFANTAIYPLPNATPTDGIIANNYQGTARTFKANNQGDIKVEYDPGKNDKLTAFYSMSTAYDGTAAVLAITFPGVNLYPTKIIGGNWVHIFSPAIVNSARLGFTRTDWNVGLPSDPTGTFGTSGDSKVGIGFTDQAYNGFTGQIISGGATSVGNQALNNGTIIDNTYSYIDNLTWQHGLHYLSMGVQALRYQQNYPTSNNSGYLGNLNYTGAFTSNGAGSGGYGAADFVLDRVQSAQATLTSSNVGQRQWRAAGYINDDFKFRPNLTFNIGLRYEFDQPWIESGNRQGNIDVATGQPQYADHVPVGAPAGSGVCPTKGCYKSNYRQIMPRIGFAYQVNDRLVVRGGYGATSFYEGNSSNQRLTSVTPFLSAVNVSVNSPQVGAVTVARTAEQGFTGGTTSSAGTYDVYPQNIQPAYVQEWSLTTEYALTRTTSLQVGYVGEQGQHIEDYGNLNQYKVNGDPTSAPYYNNQYLGINGSAGALGVGSNSLLITESRAMMNYNALQAVLRQRATQGLEFTLNYTYGKAMTNSLGNYGLNVNGYSGAFQNYYDSSADYGPAGYDVKHNVSGTGVYALPVGTGKRFLSGANRLLDEAIGGWKIGVAGVGYTGFPETVTTGQTNGAEITGSSNNSNSYGAARVNQLRKLKVVNRSINNWFGTDASATPCLTAGVDNGVCAFGAPANNVFGNSKNGSVRGPGYLNVDMSAFKDFRVYKEQSLGFRFDAFNAFNIVSYGNPDTVITDSTFGQIASQEQIRSQERRFQFSAKYAF, from the coding sequence ATGAAACTTCTCAGGATGTTCTTAGGAATCACCGTTGCCCTTCTATCGACAGCGCAACTCGCCCAGGCACAGACCGTAACGGGTGCGATCACCGGAACCGTGACGGACCCTAGCGGGGCCGTCGTCGCCGGGGCCCATGTGACCGCCCATAGTATCGGGACTGGAGTGGACTCCAGCACGACCACGAACGGCAGCGGATTTTATCGAATTGAGTTTCTCCCAATCGGCCGGTATAGCGTCGCCGTCGAAGCGGATGGCTTCAGCAGAACTTCGCTTCCGGCATTCGACCTGGAAGTTCTGCAGACAGCCAATCTGAATGTGAAGCTGGCTGTGGGAAGCTCATCCTCGACGGTCGAAGTCTCCGAGGCTGCAGCCCCGATCCTGAACACGAACGACGCCACCCTTGGCACCACCTTCACGGCGAATGCGATCCAGAATGTTCCACTGAACGGGCTGGATTTCTCGGCGCTCACACTGTATCTTCCCGGCGCTGTCAACACTGCGGGCACCAGCGGAACGACCAGCATTGAGCGGAGTACGTCGTGGCAGGACACCCCCAACGTGAACGGGAACCGTGCGCAATCGAACAACTACACGCTCGATGGCATCGACATGAACGAGACGTTCAACAATGTCATCTCCTACAGCCCGGCACCCGAAGCGCTCGAAGAGATCAAGGTGCTGACGGCCAACTCACCCGCCGACTACGGCAACGTCAATGGCGGCGGCATCGTCAGCGTTCTCAAGAGCGGCACAAACAGGTTTCATGGTTCGGCCTACGGCTACGTCCAGGACTACCGGATCAACGCCAACTCCTGGACCAACAACAATCAGGGGATTCCAATCAATCCCTTCTCGCAGTCGCAGTTCGGCGGTTCGTTCGGTGGTCCGATCTTGCATGACAAGCTGTTTTTCTTCGTTGACTACCTCGGAGCGCGTTATCACAAGGGCGGCGTGCAGTCTGTGAGCGTGCTCTCCGCGGCGATGCGGAATGGAGATTTCTCAGCTCTGCTGTCCGGTTCCAATCCGATCCAGCTTTATGACCCAGAGAACAACTTCGCACCCTACGCAGGAAACCTTGGTGTTCCCATCAACAACCCAGTCGCAAAGTATCTGTTCGCCAATACGGCGATCTATCCGCTTCCGAATGCAACACCAACCGATGGCATCATCGCCAACAACTACCAAGGCACGGCCCGGACCTTCAAGGCCAACAACCAGGGCGATATCAAGGTGGAGTACGACCCGGGCAAGAACGATAAGCTTACAGCCTTCTACTCCATGTCCACGGCGTACGACGGAACTGCGGCGGTGCTGGCGATAACCTTTCCCGGGGTGAACCTCTATCCCACGAAGATCATCGGCGGCAACTGGGTGCACATCTTCTCGCCGGCGATCGTCAATTCGGCCCGTCTGGGCTTCACGCGGACTGACTGGAACGTTGGCCTGCCCAGCGATCCAACGGGAACTTTTGGTACATCGGGAGATTCGAAGGTTGGCATCGGCTTCACGGATCAGGCTTATAACGGCTTTACCGGGCAGATCATAAGCGGGGGCGCGACCAGTGTCGGGAACCAGGCACTGAACAACGGCACGATCATCGACAACACCTATAGCTACATCGACAACCTCACCTGGCAACACGGTCTGCACTATCTGAGCATGGGTGTGCAGGCGCTTCGCTATCAGCAGAACTATCCGACCAGCAACAATAGCGGATACCTCGGCAACCTGAACTACACTGGCGCTTTTACCAGCAACGGGGCCGGCAGCGGTGGCTATGGTGCAGCGGACTTTGTCCTTGATCGTGTGCAGTCGGCACAGGCCACGCTTACCAGCAGCAACGTAGGTCAGCGCCAGTGGCGTGCAGCGGGTTACATCAACGATGACTTCAAGTTCCGCCCAAACCTGACCTTCAACATCGGGTTGCGTTATGAGTTCGATCAGCCATGGATTGAGTCGGGGAACAGACAAGGAAACATCGATGTGGCAACCGGTCAGCCGCAGTATGCCGACCATGTGCCAGTTGGCGCACCTGCCGGATCAGGCGTCTGCCCGACCAAGGGCTGTTACAAATCCAATTACCGGCAGATCATGCCGCGAATTGGATTTGCCTACCAGGTCAACGATCGCCTCGTCGTGCGCGGCGGTTACGGCGCAACCAGCTTCTACGAAGGCAACTCATCCAATCAGCGTCTTACTTCGGTGACACCGTTCCTCTCTGCGGTAAACGTCTCGGTGAACTCGCCACAGGTTGGCGCAGTCACGGTAGCTCGCACCGCGGAACAGGGCTTCACTGGGGGTACGACGTCGAGCGCCGGCACCTATGACGTCTATCCGCAGAATATTCAACCCGCCTATGTCCAGGAATGGAGCCTGACCACGGAGTATGCCCTGACTCGTACCACTTCGCTACAGGTAGGTTACGTCGGCGAACAGGGGCAGCACATCGAGGACTACGGCAACCTCAACCAGTACAAGGTCAATGGCGATCCCACCTCCGCTCCGTACTACAACAACCAGTATCTCGGCATCAATGGTTCGGCCGGCGCGCTTGGCGTAGGCTCGAACTCCCTGCTCATCACGGAGTCGCGTGCCATGATGAACTACAACGCGCTGCAGGCGGTCCTGCGTCAGCGTGCCACGCAAGGGTTGGAGTTCACCCTGAACTACACCTACGGCAAGGCCATGACCAATAGCCTTGGAAACTATGGGTTGAACGTGAACGGATATAGCGGCGCGTTCCAGAACTACTACGACAGCTCCGCGGACTACGGTCCAGCCGGATACGATGTAAAACACAACGTCTCGGGTACCGGTGTCTATGCACTCCCTGTCGGCACTGGAAAGAGATTCCTCTCTGGAGCGAACCGATTGCTGGATGAGGCTATCGGCGGGTGGAAGATTGGTGTCGCTGGGGTTGGATACACGGGCTTCCCGGAGACCGTCACTACGGGCCAGACCAACGGTGCCGAAATCACTGGCTCTTCAAACAATTCCAACAGCTACGGCGCGGCTCGGGTAAACCAGCTTCGCAAACTGAAGGTCGTCAATCGGAGCATCAATAACTGGTTCGGCACTGATGCTTCGGCAACGCCCTGCCTCACGGCTGGCGTCGACAATGGAGTCTGTGCCTTCGGTGCTCCGGCAAACAACGTATTTGGAAATTCGAAGAATGGAAGCGTGCGGGGCCCCGGATATCTGAACGTAGATATGTCCGCCTTCAAAGACTTCCGTGTCTACAAGGAGCAGTCGTTGGGCTTCCGCTTCGATGCGTTCAATGCGTTCAACATTGTGAGCTACGGAAATCCGGACACGGTCATCACAGACAGCACCTTTGGCCAGATCGCGAGTCAGGAACAGATCCGGTCCCAGGAGCGGCGGTTCCAGTTCTCCGCAAAATACGCATTCTAG
- a CDS encoding response regulator transcription factor yields the protein MKLLVVEDDKRIAHILKQGLLEDGHSVFVSHRGDEGLELITSQYFDVIVLDVMLPGKDGLSIVKHARQAKCDVPILMLTARDAMPDVVRGLDSGADDYMTKPFQLEVLLARVRAMGRRGQVPMLDQIQVGDLLLDRSQKVARRGDREVPLTRKEFALLDLLMRRATQVVSRAELIEAAWGFETDVSDNTVDFHMHSLRSKIRQPGAPSPIRTVRAQGYHLSIAE from the coding sequence ATGAAGCTTCTGGTAGTCGAAGACGACAAGCGCATAGCCCACATCCTGAAGCAGGGCCTCCTCGAAGATGGCCACAGCGTCTTCGTCTCCCATCGCGGAGACGAAGGTCTGGAACTCATCACAAGCCAGTACTTCGACGTCATCGTCCTCGACGTCATGCTTCCCGGCAAAGACGGCCTCAGCATCGTCAAGCACGCACGCCAGGCGAAGTGCGATGTTCCCATCCTCATGCTCACCGCGCGCGACGCCATGCCCGATGTCGTCCGCGGCCTGGACTCAGGCGCCGACGACTACATGACCAAGCCCTTCCAGCTTGAAGTCCTGCTCGCCCGCGTGCGCGCCATGGGCCGTCGCGGCCAGGTCCCGATGCTGGACCAGATACAGGTCGGCGACCTCCTGCTCGACCGCAGCCAGAAGGTCGCGCGCCGCGGCGACCGCGAAGTTCCGCTCACCCGCAAGGAGTTCGCCTTGCTGGATCTGCTGATGCGCCGCGCGACCCAGGTCGTCTCGCGCGCTGAACTCATCGAAGCCGCCTGGGGATTCGAGACCGACGTCAGCGACAACACCGTCGACTTCCACATGCACAGCTTGCGCAGCAAGATCCGCCAGCCCGGTGCGCCCAGCCCCATTCGCACTGTACGCGCGCAGGGCTATCACCTGAGCATCGCCGAATGA
- a CDS encoding copper homeostasis protein CutC — MQLEICVDSVESAIAAQRGGAQRVELCSALSEAGLTPSIGLIRAVRKAVNIGLYVMIRPRGGDFLYSEEELEVMREDILQAAESDADGVVFGLLTRSGDIDLERTRKLVDLARPMEVTFHRAIDMARNADAALEDVIQSGADRLLTSGSAQSALLGAPRIERMVRKSRGRIDIMVCGGVRAESVQEIASNTGASQFHAAVRQEVGSLMAHRPESLHLGMSATDDYSRKVVLIDDVVKLRTALDALAGAELSRSGE, encoded by the coding sequence ATGCAACTAGAGATCTGTGTTGATTCAGTGGAGTCGGCGATTGCGGCGCAACGTGGGGGTGCACAGCGAGTGGAGTTGTGCAGCGCACTCTCGGAAGCTGGGCTTACCCCAAGCATCGGCTTGATCCGCGCCGTACGGAAGGCCGTCAACATTGGACTCTACGTAATGATTCGACCGCGCGGAGGCGACTTCCTGTACTCCGAGGAGGAGCTTGAAGTCATGCGCGAGGACATCCTCCAGGCTGCCGAGAGCGATGCTGACGGGGTGGTCTTTGGTCTTCTGACCCGGAGCGGCGATATCGATCTGGAAAGAACGCGGAAGTTGGTCGATCTGGCTCGACCGATGGAAGTTACGTTTCATCGGGCCATCGATATGGCGCGCAATGCGGACGCCGCCCTGGAGGATGTCATTCAAAGCGGCGCGGATCGGCTCTTGACCTCGGGCAGCGCTCAGAGCGCTTTGCTGGGAGCTCCCCGCATAGAACGTATGGTCCGGAAGTCCAGGGGCAGGATAGATATTATGGTCTGCGGCGGAGTGAGAGCCGAAAGTGTTCAGGAGATTGCTTCGAACACAGGTGCAAGTCAATTCCATGCAGCGGTGCGGCAAGAGGTTGGAAGTCTGATGGCGCATCGGCCTGAGTCTCTTCATCTGGGCATGTCGGCCACGGATGACTACTCGCGCAAAGTTGTTCTGATTGACGATGTCGTGAAGTTGCGCACCGCTTTGGACGCATTGGCAGGAGCTGAGCTTTCGCGCTCGGGAGAGTAG
- a CDS encoding sensor histidine kinase, with the protein MSLNLRSLRVRLCLWYVLLSMVWMSALGIFSYIYLSHALASSREQTMQRRETRMIHFIKEEPFLAPGTPLAVQLHHFMLVSPDTDLLEVSRLDGTPIYMSPNGGGRIPWTGDACKDPCFNIVHLDRHTFRTLQHIADLEGYPVRLTMAGVMDEHYDILKMVETSYLIFLPLMLLAAIAGGFMLSHRALEPVDRITRAARTLGIHDLHRRLPIGATGDELQRLAEAWNELLERLERAVKGLTQLTSDVSHDLRTTITVMLATTQLALSRPRSNQEYRDSLQTIMEECQSTAALLDDLLAAARADTPQQQIERRPVDLSDVIQEVCGHLLARTEMKHQQLTVSSEDDLWILGDASLIRRLVTILLDNAIKYTGEHGSIAIELRASGTAHILEVRDTGVGIPQEEMPRIFDRFYRIDASRNRSEGGNGLGLAIAKWITLAHDATIHVEPGKTSGTVFQVRFQSIPASDAIQVA; encoded by the coding sequence ATGAGCCTCAACCTCCGCTCGCTCCGAGTCCGTCTCTGCCTCTGGTACGTGCTGCTCAGCATGGTCTGGATGAGCGCCCTCGGCATCTTCTCCTACATCTACCTCAGCCACGCTCTCGCAAGCTCCCGCGAGCAGACCATGCAGCGACGCGAGACCCGCATGATTCACTTCATCAAGGAAGAGCCATTCCTCGCACCCGGCACGCCGCTAGCCGTGCAACTGCATCACTTCATGCTCGTCAGCCCCGACACCGACCTCCTCGAAGTCTCAAGACTCGACGGCACGCCCATCTACATGAGCCCCAACGGCGGAGGCCGCATCCCCTGGACAGGCGACGCCTGCAAAGATCCCTGCTTCAACATCGTTCACCTGGACAGACACACTTTCCGCACCCTGCAGCACATCGCCGACCTAGAAGGCTATCCCGTCCGCCTCACCATGGCCGGCGTCATGGACGAGCACTACGACATCCTCAAGATGGTCGAGACCTCCTACCTGATCTTCCTTCCACTCATGCTCCTCGCCGCCATCGCCGGCGGCTTCATGCTCAGCCATCGCGCCCTCGAACCCGTAGACCGCATCACCCGCGCCGCCCGCACCCTCGGCATCCACGACCTTCATCGCCGCCTTCCCATCGGAGCGACCGGCGATGAGCTGCAACGCCTAGCCGAAGCATGGAACGAGCTTCTCGAACGCCTCGAGCGCGCCGTCAAGGGCCTCACCCAGCTCACCAGCGACGTCTCCCACGACCTCCGCACCACCATCACCGTCATGCTCGCAACCACGCAACTTGCTCTTAGCCGCCCACGCTCCAACCAGGAGTACCGAGACTCTCTACAGACCATCATGGAAGAGTGCCAGTCCACCGCCGCTCTGCTCGACGACCTCCTCGCCGCCGCCCGCGCCGACACCCCTCAGCAACAGATCGAGCGCCGCCCCGTCGATCTCAGCGACGTCATCCAGGAAGTCTGCGGCCATCTGCTCGCCCGCACGGAGATGAAGCACCAGCAACTCACCGTATCTTCAGAAGACGACCTCTGGATCCTCGGCGACGCCTCGCTCATCCGCCGCCTCGTCACCATCCTGCTCGACAACGCAATCAAGTACACCGGCGAACACGGCAGCATCGCCATCGAACTCCGCGCCTCTGGCACCGCCCACATCCTTGAAGTGCGCGACACCGGGGTCGGCATCCCTCAGGAGGAGATGCCCCGCATCTTCGACCGCTTCTATCGCATCGACGCCTCACGCAACCGCTCCGAGGGCGGCAACGGCCTCGGCCTCGCCATCGCAAAGTGGATCACCCTGGCCCACGACGCCACCATCCACGTAGAGCCCGGCAAGACAAGCGGCACTGTCTTCCAGGTCCGCTTCCAATCCATCCCCGCTTCAGATGCAATCCAGGTCGCCTGA